In Alteromonas mediterranea DE, a single genomic region encodes these proteins:
- a CDS encoding (2Fe-2S)-binding protein — MATLRLNGKDVSLPEDPRTTLLDFLHQHLSLFGTKKGCDHGQCGACTVIVDGERVNACLVFAFQLEDCEVTTIEGIANDDALHPLQQAFIERDAFQCGYCTSGQLCSGVSLLNELKSGDPSAVTYSNRASLKEDISERMSGNLCRCGAYPNIVDAITDVIALERQ, encoded by the coding sequence ATGGCTACACTCAGACTTAACGGGAAAGACGTTTCTCTTCCCGAAGACCCCAGAACTACGCTTCTTGATTTTCTTCATCAACACCTATCACTTTTTGGCACCAAGAAAGGCTGCGATCACGGCCAGTGTGGAGCCTGCACAGTTATCGTTGACGGCGAGCGGGTAAACGCCTGCTTAGTCTTCGCTTTCCAGCTTGAAGATTGCGAGGTAACCACCATTGAAGGCATTGCAAATGACGACGCGCTTCATCCTCTTCAACAGGCATTTATTGAACGCGACGCTTTTCAATGCGGCTACTGTACATCTGGGCAGCTTTGTTCGGGCGTATCATTACTCAATGAGCTAAAAAGTGGTGACCCTAGCGCGGTCACCTACAGCAACCGCGCCTCACTCAAAGAAGACATTAGTGAGCGCATGAGCGGTAACTTATGCCGCTGTGGCGCCTACCCCAATATCGTAGATGCAATCACTGATGTGATTGCTTTGGAGCGTCAATAA
- a CDS encoding DUF1456 family protein: MIHNDVLRRLRYALAINDTAAISIFKLANYDMEIDYLHAVMKREGEEGYLPCRDKIIGLFLDGLIIKNRGRQEGQEPKVLGPKERLSNNEVMRKIRIAMSYKDEDMIHALQLADFRISKSELSAFFRKPDHRNFKPAGDQVVRNLLQGMVKKHRPDSTVSHRNAKPDDRKPSSGKPNEIKPAKKKGTTHSPKTEKGELNSRHTNAVRESSKQANTSVWGTLPSKKR; this comes from the coding sequence ATGATTCACAACGATGTTTTACGTCGCCTTCGTTATGCACTTGCCATCAACGATACCGCCGCTATCAGTATTTTCAAATTAGCTAACTACGACATGGAAATAGACTATTTGCATGCCGTTATGAAGCGAGAAGGTGAAGAAGGCTACTTGCCGTGTCGCGACAAAATTATTGGGCTGTTCTTAGACGGTTTAATTATTAAGAATCGCGGTCGCCAAGAAGGGCAGGAGCCGAAAGTCTTGGGGCCAAAAGAACGGTTAAGCAACAACGAAGTCATGCGTAAAATTCGTATTGCGATGAGCTACAAAGACGAAGATATGATTCACGCACTACAACTCGCTGACTTTAGAATAAGCAAAAGTGAGTTATCTGCATTTTTTAGAAAGCCTGACCATCGTAACTTTAAACCTGCTGGCGATCAGGTTGTAAGAAACCTCCTTCAAGGCATGGTGAAGAAACATCGCCCAGATTCAACCGTCTCGCACCGAAACGCAAAGCCAGATGATAGAAAGCCATCTAGCGGTAAACCGAATGAGATAAAACCTGCTAAGAAGAAGGGAACAACCCATTCGCCAAAAACTGAGAAAGGCGAGTTGAATAGCCGTCATACCAACGCAGTACGAGAAAGCAGCAAACAAGCAAATACCTCTGTATGGGGAACGCTGCCCTCTAAAAAGCGGTGA
- a CDS encoding FAD binding domain-containing protein encodes MQPFDLHHYDHSTPLNSLPLTDTTRFLAGGTNLIDLMKLQVETPNTLISLAKWKEANAITQDEAHYHIGAMVSNSALAKFSHDEPSLSLLAQALLSGATVQLRNRATTAGNLLQRTRCYYFYDTTKACNKREPGSGCSALNSMNRIHAIFGTSEHCIATHPSDMAVAMIALDAKVNVKNANNDTRQIALREFYREPGDTPQIETVLANDELITHISIPKSRHGTQYYHKVRDRSSYAFALVSVAAGLTLKEGRVDTLSLAFGGVGTKPWYPQSAIRVLEGAELSQEVIAQAAEAELSHAKVYGSNNFKTTLLRNTLVRVLTSIAAHQEKHPKHEGALYDHA; translated from the coding sequence ATGCAGCCTTTTGACCTACACCATTATGACCACTCTACGCCACTGAACTCGCTTCCACTTACTGACACGACGCGTTTTTTAGCCGGTGGGACCAATCTCATCGACTTAATGAAGCTTCAGGTTGAGACACCCAACACGCTAATTAGCCTAGCGAAATGGAAAGAAGCAAACGCCATTACGCAAGATGAAGCGCACTATCATATTGGTGCTATGGTAAGTAATTCTGCACTGGCAAAATTTTCCCACGACGAGCCTTCATTGTCTTTGCTAGCCCAAGCGCTTTTAAGTGGCGCAACCGTTCAACTTCGAAACCGTGCCACCACCGCAGGCAACTTGCTTCAACGTACGCGCTGTTATTACTTCTACGACACCACTAAAGCGTGTAACAAAAGAGAGCCGGGGTCTGGGTGCAGCGCACTTAATAGTATGAACCGTATTCACGCTATTTTTGGTACAAGCGAGCACTGCATCGCAACACACCCTTCAGATATGGCGGTTGCGATGATAGCCCTTGATGCCAAAGTGAACGTAAAAAATGCAAATAATGATACCCGTCAAATAGCGTTACGTGAGTTTTACCGAGAGCCTGGCGACACCCCGCAGATAGAAACCGTGTTAGCGAACGATGAGTTAATTACTCATATCTCTATTCCAAAGTCTCGCCACGGCACCCAGTATTATCATAAGGTGCGCGACCGCTCTTCCTATGCATTTGCGCTGGTGTCAGTGGCTGCGGGCTTAACCTTGAAAGAAGGGCGTGTTGACACACTTTCTCTTGCCTTTGGCGGCGTAGGTACTAAGCCATGGTACCCACAAAGCGCCATTCGTGTACTCGAAGGCGCAGAGCTTTCTCAAGAAGTTATTGCGCAAGCCGCAGAAGCAGAGCTGTCTCATGCGAAAGTTTACGGCAGCAATAACTTTAAAACCACGTTACTACGCAATACCTTGGTACGCGTACTAACTTCAATAGCAGCTCATCAGGAGAAACACCCAAAACACGAAGGAGCGTTATATGACCACGCATAA